The genomic region AggatgaaggagaggaagaaaggctgaaaatgtcatttttgtgtttatttagaaCAGAAATATCATTAAGTGGGGCGCCCACTAGCTCATCTGGTAGAGCTGGCACCTCATCAACAAAAGCTGTCTCCTCACCACAGCGGCTGCGGCTTCGATTCCAacagctgtcctatcaaataaaggcaataaGCCCCAggaaatatcttttaaaaaagaaatattataATTTCCTTATGATTCGTAGTCATATGTCGTGTTAGAGAAACTACTgtcgtgaaaaaaaaattacatttcatcTCAAtttttggataaaaaaaaaatagatgtgtATATGTGCACTCCTGTTCGATCATTTTCCtcaaaatatgaatattttttagCCTCTGGTACAAAACTTCAACATTTCCCATCTGCCAACGCTGCTCCTCTGGCTGTTAACATTAGCTGAAAAGCTATCCGACTAGTGAAAGATTGTTTGATAGACAGTTTGCTTATAAGCCAGCTTGTGAAGTTGTGCTGCATTTACAAATTAGCTCCACTGTGTCAGCAAGTGATGAGATTTAGATGCTGCatgaatgttaaatttgttaaaatgaaaGAGTCGTATTTGATGGAGTATTTTTACTCTGTGGTTTAACTAAAGGATCTTAGTATTTTCCTCAGATGATTTTCACCTCATGATTCTACTTCTCCTTCAGTAAAACCTTAATGAAACAAACTCATTTGTAATTGATGGACACAGTTTCGTCTCTGTGAGGTGTTTGAGACTgaagagtgaatgaatgatgAGAGGTCAAAGCGAGTGAGAGGATTAAAGAGATTAAAACCAGGTGAAAGGTCAAACAGCATCAAGTTTGAACGAAGGACACATCTGAGGAGAGGAAATGTGTCGCTGCTCTGGAGCCTCAGTGTTTTAAGGTggtttaaatgtctttaaattgattttgtttGTCGTCTGCTCTTCTTTGATTTCGCAGAGCAGCGATGCGATTGGTCAGTGTGGCCGGGGGACGGCTCCGCAGGGcggcggaggaggagggggagagggagagggaaccTCCACCACCACCGTCGCACCACTCCAACCACCAGTTCTCCAGCATGAAGAACAAGTTCTTCAATGAGCTCACACACCTGCCGAGTGAgaacacacacaagtacacaaacaaaatatacacAAAATACTTAAACCCATATCTGTTGATGCACGTGCACACCACATTAAGTTTGATTTCATGTGTTCTCAAAGACTAAAACAGGTTGGACCctgaaaatatatgaatatatctgactatataatgatgaaaactctgtgtgagtgtgtgtgtgtgtgtgttccacgtttttctcctcactgacttggtcaatccatgtgaaatttggcacagtggtagagggtcatgggaggatgccaatgaagcaatattacatcaattggccaaaggggggcgctatagcaacccattgaaatgtcaaactttgaatgggcatatctcatgccccgtatgtggtagagacatgaaactttgcacagagatgcctctcctcatgaggaacacatttgcctcaagaacccataacttccgcttatatagattttccgccattttgaattttttgaaaaacacttcaaatggatctcttcctaggaagtttgagcgatctgcatgaaactgggtgaacataatctagggaccaatatctaaagttccctcttggcaaaagttggaaaacttactaaaactgagcttctataaggcaatgaatattgcggagggcgtggctcatcacataaaggtgtataacatctcaagggtttcacccatcaccacgcaactttgtaggcatatgaccacacataatctgaggggacccctccattattgaccccatcaaacaaaatgggggcgctagagagctcatttcttatctaggcctaaccgccatatggatttttactaaacttggtagatatgtagaacaggacgcctcaaggtgactggagaaatttaactctaattggcaactgggtggcgctataacaacagaaaaatgcttcaaaatggctaaaatgcgaccaatcgctgtggccccccctgtggaccaatgttgttggttttttctaatgtttggtatgactaagtcatggtatggtatgctgtactcaatgggtatggactagtataaatatattttaacatttcagcaATTAAAATGTGCATAATAAATCTACTGCCTGACACCTCCTCGTTGAAATTTTGCAGAACAAACAAATTTGAACATAATTGCGtcatttttacaacaatgatCTAAAACATACCCGTGCCCAATGCGCACGTCTAAAATGGCGGCTTTGTGGCTCTGCAGGTGGATGTTTCTCAGGGTTTTTGTAGGTTTCACATTGTTACAATTGGAGAATGTCAGAATTTCTTCAGGCCCACGACACTGTACAAATTGAAATGTTTGAAAAAATAACTCGGACCGAGACAGAACAGATTCTGAAtttgtgacactaatcttgggtgtccacctcaAGACTatactgattgtatagatcttctgtgctgcagggtaacagatgtgtgtgaagcatccccATTTCAGAATATTCAGCTTCTTTGCAACAACATCCATGTTTGAAACATTATCAACTGTCATGGCTTCattatgagtctggacagacatggatgtaaactgtaactgcaacttgactggtttgtgaAGGCAAACAATTATGTCGAAATCCTAGTATTCtactatatatttttctttaatcAAAGCAACTGGAGAGGAGCTAAAGGGCCACATGTGGCgctggagccacaggttgccgacccctggcccagctggttagctatggatgccaaatccaaaagaGCAAAAATCTTGGAATAAAATAGAGTAAAATTTTGTCGTGgctggacagatttgtttgctttcactgctgCTCTACAAAATTAAAGTAGCAGATAATCACTGTTAGTGCCCTGCAGAGTCGCcatcttgtggtaaaacatattaatgaatgctcatttagacttaataggctgtaTTATTTTTAGacccactgacacacacatcagtCTATTACCCACATAGCATCGTCTCACAATCCTGTCACCTCATGTTTTTCATGTCTTcattctgtcctctctctcattTCTTCATGTGACCACTCTGCTCTGCGCTCCAAGATCATAAACTCAAGAGTAAGTTCATCTCTTGTTTTACAACATTCGTTCATTCGTTCATTCACTGtttgaaagaaaaacatgtgtaaagaaaacaaaaacagctctgTACTGACGGTTGAGGTTTAATGCCTCCTGCAAGAAAGGTTCAACACAGGAGTGTAGAATTATGAAAGTATTATGGAGACAACTTCAccagtttaaaaataaacaaatatatatatatatatatatatatatatatatatatatatgtatatatatatgtatatatatgtactcTGACACAGTGACAACGGGTGGACACAGAAGTAAGAATTTAACCCGTCACCTGGCAGTGTCACCGCTGTTTCCCATCAGCACCAaccttcctctctccttcctctgcctcctctctccAGTGCCCATGTGGGCGGTGGGAGCCATCGTGGTCGTGGTCCTCGCCCTCGTGGCCTGCATGGGATTCTGCATCTACAAGAAGTGCTTCAACAAAGGCAAGAAGCCGAAGAAGGCCCGTGAGAGAAAGGCAGGACGAGGACGCAGGAAGAAGGacaaggaaggagaggaaggagatgaAAAGAAGGTGAGAAACAGGACACACAATAGTTCTGCTCCCAGTGTAGCTGAATGTTTACAACTACACAGATTTACCTCAGGAAGCAGAGTTTGTAAAGTTTCACTTAATCAGATAATCTAAAATTAACAGCTGAGGATGCgaataatttaattaaagtttaatagtgtaaactgaaaaaaatcatggtgaGTACAAACCCTAACCCTTGTTCTCTTTCTTGCAGAGAGTCAGATAAGATATACAGATATGACTGTATCGATCTTCTAATCTAACTCTCGTCAAGAAaagaatacaaaaaatgtaactGAGGACGCACGCTCCTAGAATAAATGCTTCTGTAAAGACCCTTTAAGGTTTCTAAACTCTTGGGGGTTTGCTTGGGGTTGCAGCTGTCGCACCCTGAAAAACTTGGGAACACATGCTCGTCGTGGCAGCGTCACTCTGctaggcacaggcccaggggcccaaagtgtcagggggcccACCTGgctttcacctgcaaaatgtcactcacatTTAAACGTGCCAACCAGAAGGAGGCTCAGGATCAACACcaagaaacataaaatgaccacgacacatgaattaaaaacaaagagatgcaaaacagctgcaaagagacaaagagaggtctctgcaaaatatttaaaacctTGACTCTGTGTCATGTCACTTTCACTCCTTAAACTAAACATATGTGCCTCAGAGCAGGACTCACAGCGCTCTGTGGAGCCTGCAGCACATCACAGGATCTTGAACACAAAGTGTGTGAGCTGTCTGTTAACGGCTAACCATGCCGTGTGTTTTCCAGGAGGGAGAagaagggaaggaggaggaggagaaggagaactTTGGAAAACTGGAGTTCACACTGGACTACAACTTTACTGATAAccaggtatacacacacacacacacacacacacacacacacacacacacacaccaggatcCAACCTCCCAatcacagagaggaggaaataaATCATCTCAACGACAGACGGACTCAGCAAACAtgatgcttttattctgaaaagctAGCTTCTTTTTCTgacttctttccttccttcttcttctaGCTGATAGTCGGCATCCTTCAGGCTCAGGACCTGGCAGCCATGGACATGGGAGGGACCTCAGATCCTTACGTCAAAGTCTACATGCTGCCggacaagaagaagaagtttgAGACCAAAGTCCAGCGCAAGAACCTCTGTCCCGTCTTCAATGAGACCTTCACCTTTAAGGTGTGATCGATACTGGAGACCATGTTGAACATCAGATTGTTTGATCATATTATTAGGAACTGTCCTTCATAAACATCAAAGCATCTAAAGCATGTTTGAGTTAACCTTTTTTTAATCCAATCCCTCTCCAGATCCCCTACAATGAGCTGGGCGGTCAGACTCTGGTGCTGCAGGTGTTTGACTTTGATCGATTTGGTAAACATGATGTCATCGGCGAGATCAAGATCCCCATGAACAGTATAGACCTCGGACAGCCGTTACATGAATGGAGGGATCTGgttggaggagagaaagaggaggtaaGAGACTTCTTTGGACGTCGACTGAAGCATATAATGAATTTAAGGCAAGCAAAGACAGAACTGTGCAGAAGGACGACTCACCCCTGTACACGTTATGTCCCTGAC from Epinephelus lanceolatus isolate andai-2023 chromosome 18, ASM4190304v1, whole genome shotgun sequence harbors:
- the syt5a gene encoding synaptotagmin Va isoform X1, which encodes MRLVSVAGGRLRRAAEEEGEREREPPPPPSHHSNHQFSSMKNKFFNELTHLPNHKLKMPMWAVGAIVVVVLALVACMGFCIYKKCFNKGKKPKKARERKAGRGRRKKDKEGEEGDEKKEGEEGKEEEEKENFGKLEFTLDYNFTDNQLIVGILQAQDLAAMDMGGTSDPYVKVYMLPDKKKKFETKVQRKNLCPVFNETFTFKIPYNELGGQTLVLQVFDFDRFGKHDVIGEIKIPMNSIDLGQPLHEWRDLVGGEKEEQEKLGDICISLRYVPTAGKLTVNIMEAKNLKKMDVGGLSDPFVKVVLQHNGKRLKKKKTSVKQNTLNPYFNESFSFEIPFSQIQKVQVLITVYDYDKLGSNDPIGKCWIGYGASGVGLRHWSDMLANPRRPVAQWHTLLPEEEVDAALKAPIR
- the syt5a gene encoding synaptotagmin Va isoform X2, with protein sequence MRLVSVAGGRLRRAAEEEGEREREPPPPPSHHSNHQFSSMKNKFFNELTHLPMPMWAVGAIVVVVLALVACMGFCIYKKCFNKGKKPKKARERKAGRGRRKKDKEGEEGDEKKEGEEGKEEEEKENFGKLEFTLDYNFTDNQLIVGILQAQDLAAMDMGGTSDPYVKVYMLPDKKKKFETKVQRKNLCPVFNETFTFKIPYNELGGQTLVLQVFDFDRFGKHDVIGEIKIPMNSIDLGQPLHEWRDLVGGEKEEQEKLGDICISLRYVPTAGKLTVNIMEAKNLKKMDVGGLSDPFVKVVLQHNGKRLKKKKTSVKQNTLNPYFNESFSFEIPFSQIQKVQVLITVYDYDKLGSNDPIGKCWIGYGASGVGLRHWSDMLANPRRPVAQWHTLLPEEEVDAALKAPIR